AAGATGATTGACCTAATGTGAGCTATATGACTAGGAAGAACCATTTTGGTGGAGAAGCTCAAGTACAAATAGACTATTAAAAATACGAGAAGAGGACGTTCAATGTTCCAGTTGCCAGTTGGGTTTGAGTTAGCACGAGAAAGTAATGAACTAAAAACttaattaacataaaaaaccaaaccaatggTTTCAGTAAATAAAGCAGGGAAACAttaagagaaagcaaaaagacaaaagctACAAACTCTCATGACTGCGCATGGAATCAgtgaaaaaacataacaactcgagttttcttttctccttttttttattcagaaCAGTACGAACTCAACCACACACAAACTCTCGCCGGTGTAAGCTTAGGCCTTTGACATGTGAACGATAAGGTCAACGACACGAGAACTGTAACCCCATTCGTTGTCGTACCATGACACCAACTTCACAAACTTGTCGCTCAATGCAATCCCAGCCTTGGCATCGAAAATGCTTGACCTATAAACACAAACccaatatttcaattatttgcTCTCGCCATTTATAAGATCAGAAAACTGTATATCACTCTACagacaatattttttataccTGTTGTCACCAACAAAGTCGGTAGACACAACATCATCCTCAGTGTATCCCAAAATTCCCTTCATTTTGCCTTCAGATTCCTCCCTgaaaagttttaaccaaaatcttttgtaaGTACCCAATAAATTCTAATATGATATGGTTAGGACTGAGGGTCCTTGATGGTTCTCACTTGATGGCCTTCTTGATTTCGTCGTATGTTGCAGCTTTCTCAAGTCTAACGGTGAGATCAACAACTGAGACATCAACGGTTGGAACACGGAAAGACATTCCGGTCAATTTTCCATTGAGGGATGGCAACACTTTCCCAACAGCCTATCAACAACCATGATACAAAAATCAGATTCAACATAATTTctcaatcaaaatcaattaaaacaaataagaggCTGAAATGATACCTTGGCGGCACCAGTGCTGCTAGGAATAATGTTGAAGGAAGCAGCTCTTCCACCTCTCCAGTCCTTCATTGATGGACCATCAACTGTCTTCTGAGTAGCTGATCACCAAAACAACAGTTACTATTGAGtcaaatatacatattttcaaGAATCAACCCAATGAAACCAAATATAAATACGTACCAGTGATAGAGTGGACAGTGGTCATGAGTCCCTCAACAATGCCAAACCTGTCATTAATAACCTGCACAAATAGATTGCAACTGTAAGAGAAATGATTCAACTTAAAATTCAGAATTCAGAACAATTTACACAAGTTTATGGgttgaaacagaaaaagataCCTTGGCAAGAGGAGCAAGGCAGTTAGTGGTGCAACTAGCGTTGGAAACAATGTCAAGGTCAGACTTGTACTCGTGCTCGTTGACACCAACAACGAACATGGGCGCATCTTTGCTTGGGGCAGAGATGACAACCTTTTTAGCACCACCCTGAATAACAATGAAacaatatgatgatgatatagaTCTTAAATAAACAAGTTCTCGACTATTATATAAAAGATCCAAGTTCAAACCTTCAAGTGAGCAGCAGCCTTGTCTTTGTCAGTGAAGACACCAGTAGACTCAACAACAAAGTCAGCTCCAGCCTCACCCCATGGGATGTCCTCAGGGTtccttcaaaaataaaacaccaCAAATCAGAATTTCACAACTCTCAATAACATAACAGAGAACCACTATAATAAAATCATCCATGATTATGTACCTGATGCCGAAAACAGTGACTGGCTTCTCACCGAAGAGAAGAGTTTTGTCATCCTTCACCTTAAGCTCATGGTGCTTCCACTGACCGTGAACACTGTCATACTTAAACATGTATGTCTGCAACAAATCGATACCATATACACAATCAGTCAAAACGAATTTACAGAGAATcaacatagaagaagaatacaaCAAAGCAAGTTCTCAGATCTATATGATAAACAGCACACACCATCAtgtatattaacaaaaattcagATAAAACTATTAACTCAAATCCAGATACGAACTAGTAtcgaagagaagaagaaacgaacCATGTACTCGGTGGTGATGAAAGGATCGTTAACAGCGACGAGCTCAACATCATCCCTCTGAAGAACAACTCTAGCAACCAAACGACCGATTCTTCCGAAACCTTCACGAAGATTCAAAACTCAGCTTCTACAGATCCAAATCACTTAAACCTAACCAAAAAACTTATGGAATTCGATAAGAAAAACACTCACCGTTGATTCCGATTCTGATCTTCTTGTCAGCtacacaaaccaaaattacGATCAGATTCAAAAAGTATCAACGAAAGAACAATAAATCGAAGAATCGCAGATCAACAAGAGCGAGAAGCTTACCCATTTTGCGAAATTGAGATCGAGAGAGATTTAGATGATatcgagagagaagagaatgtGAAAATAGTGAGTGAGGGTTTGGGTTTGGTGAGGATTTAGGGTtatttaaaagagaagaagaacgtgatgatgaaaattgaaaatatgatCGAGTGGCTGAGATTTTTTCTTGGGAAAAAGGCTAATAGATTAGATTCACTAATTAATATTACTATATTGtactttactttctttcttatttaccatttttacCCATCGTTTATGGGTAGGATTAAGAACTGATTTGGGGAAACTAATGGCGCTTGGATTCACGCGCAGGCTGATGGAATATTCGAGGTTTAATACTCTAATCCTATGGGCTGGGCCGGTGCACGCAAGACTGCAACGTAgcagattttgtatatattccTTTTGACAGCCAATGAGCTTTGCCAATagccaaatttgtttttctttttatttaattttcataagattttgtattattgttgttgtcaaaCCATAATTTTCCTTAATAAATCCAAAGTAACTGCAATAGTATgctcattttttaattttgcgTAACAAGTAACACCACTGTCTTCTATACATGTATCTTGTGATACCATTCATGGTAAATTCAATTATTATCGGATCAACTTTATCATCCAGTTCATTATAGTGAAAGTTACTCTCAAATGTCAATTCTCACTCAACATTCAGCAACATTACTCCAACcattgttttagaataatCAAGGTGAAGATTTGACTTCATAAACACTATATTTAAaggtgttttgttttaatcaatTTAGATGTGTAGATGCTTGTAGACGTCTTTATCGAATTACTGGTTGCTTActgtttcaaatatttataatttgacaCAAGTACATATGGTGTTGTATATTTATCTAATCGTGACTCTATACCAAGACACAATAGATGCTCCACTTTGAGAGCTTTGGTAGGTCAGATGGAATGtgacagcaaaaaaaaacatcacacCTTATGTAATAGACTAATAGGTATGACTCTTGGCTTTTGCcaaaagtcttcttcttctcctcctcttatttgctctcttttctttttccatttcatttttgttaggTGAATGGTTATAAAACTCCTTCTTTTGGTATTCATATGGATCTTTATACATCCAATAAATAGCTAAAATATTATCTGAGGTCAacaatatatcataaattgAAGTTTGTGATCTTTCTATAACTCATGATCATTTCCAAGAGTCcacttataagttataactgACCCGTCAAGTGTCAGCCATTCTCTTCGACTGAATAAGTTCTATGATTTAAAAACGATTTTCTAATTcgtttttctttgtaaaatcaatttactttggtttgtactttgtagtaaaaaaccaaatttatttttgctgAAAACCATATTTGAGAATTTTATAACATAACgtacatgtatttttttcattatctGAATTATTTGTAGTGATTTTGTGGAATTTTCATATGTTATTTCTGATCTTATCCCTTTTATTTTGAAGTGTCATTATTCACAATGTTCTAAAGTAATCGTGAAGTGAAAAGAACCACAATATATCATTATCAAAGTATATGTTAAAATTCGATtctaagagaaagaaaaaaaaagatagaaagaaagatgcaATAATTGATGCAAACCTTCTcgacaaaaacaattattgacGCAAAACTTTAACTATTGGAATCTTATCCTGATGATCTGCTTATAACCAATGTTATTCCACTTACGTGATATTTAAGATCTAGAAGTTGGTTTATTTATGCATAAACATTTCAATTAACTCAGTTTCATTTGTATGTTTGTGATGTTTATGCTGTCTTGATTCTGTCTTCCTCCTTTTCACGCTGTCTCAAAGGAGAAAAGTAATAAGGAGATCACGAGGGAGATTCAAGCTATAATGAGACAAGTTGCTTCCAGCATAACTTGCTTGCCTTGTCTCCATGAAACatgtaagagagagagacattaATCGGCTTGGCGGTTGGATAAGGTGTGTTTGTTGTGTTGGGAGCATTTACTGATACCGATGTGGCTGTACCGTTCACCTGGATCAAGAGAGTGGTTGAATTACATTCTTTGATACTAGTGTTTGTTAATCAAATCATTATAGTGTTTTCTCAGTAGTATAAGTTCAGAAAGTTTCTCTGGCTTTGCAGATTGACAAGGTCGAACACACTCATTTCATACAAGAACAATAAAAGGGATGAAGAATGACTCTGATACCACACACAAACACTCGCTCGTCTGATTGTGAACAATTTATTCACTTCTCTTATGTTCTGTTCTTACAAATGTAACAGACCAAAAATCTATTTTGAGGTCTTCTTGGTCTGTACGGTAAATGCCAGTTatgatatttcatatttgagCAAGtacatgaaaaaaagaagaaatgtatAAAGAGAATGAGATCATATCTACAGGGGACTGTTTTCTGATCAGATAACTGTTGAtagaattggagaagaagtttTGTGATCTCATTTCCTCATCTCACACCTCGATACACAGCACCAGGTTGAAGATCATCCATGTTTTCTATGTTCCTAAAACCATCAACTTGCAGGCTTGACCATCCCTGTCGAGCCAGAAACTCGCGGTAGTCTTCTTCAGTGTAGAAGATTTTCTCTTCTGAATGGACTGGTAATTGGTTGGATTCATCATAATGGCAAACCCTAATGGCCAGTCCTGCAAGATGGGTTTTGCATACTGACAATTCAgtaaaaaacacacacacagtTCAAAAGATACGAATAGTGGCAAATTTAATCTTACCATCATCCAGACGGAGTAGATAGTTCCCTAAGGGCATGTCTCGGTCAAGACAGCGAATAATctgatcttcatcttctaacCAAAAAGCCCTTCGAGTTCTTAACCCAAAAGCAGATCTGATTACCTCTTTGATTGCTTCTGCACTACCATCAACACCGATTCTTCTTGTATAGTCACCAAATTTCACTGTTATGACCCTACCACCAAAAGGCTGACCATGACTATCATCACCTGCTTGTAtaaacatgaaacaaatgaaaagctCTACTCAGTTATAAAGAGACCGAACGAATAAATCAAGCAGAGGAGCAGAGGCTGTGAAGCAACCTCAAAATGAGAAAACGTGGATTCTTACACATATTACACCATGCTTGGAACATAAACATACAGTTcaaaaaacatatctttagccttatagaaaattaaactttGAGGCTTAAGTTTATATAAGCTTTTTCTGAGGACTTGCCGTTTCCAGGAGTCTCTCTCCAATTCCAAGGAGTAACTCCATTTGCTGCAACAGCATCAACTGCTGTAGTGATTGCAAGAGGATGACCATCATGATCAAGACGCCTTTCAAGGTTTAAGGCTGGCCTGCCATTAGCTGAaacatagatatatatacacttttcaaacatacacacacacacacacatcctctagaaacaaaactaaaccatCTAACACAGAAACTGCCTGTGAATTCTACGGCACAGTCATGTTTACTATTTGTTTCAGTCCCAAATGTTCACTTCACTAAGCAAGTTCATACCTCTACTATTGCTCACTCAGGGAGATGTTTTCGACCAACTTAAAAGACAACTTCAAGAGGCAGTAGACAAACAAAAGCTCGTCTCTTTGTATACATAGCAAGATACtataataaacaaactaaTAGTGATAGATAAGTACCTTCAACGGATCCAAAAGAAATGCTCGTATCATCAAAACCTACAATGAAAGATAAAATTACCACTTagccaaaagaaaattaaaggcACAAAATCCACATACGCAGATTCATTTACCAAAACTATCATCTTCTTTAAAGATAACTGAAAAACCACAATAAGAAACCTACTCTAAAATGTAGTATCTTCTCAGCCTAAGATACAGATAAGAATTTTCCCAAATAGTAGcaacaaaaaccataatcaCAGTTACGTTCTCTGAATCCAAATCAAGAAATCTACAATTGATGCCAAAGTTTATACCTTTATCAGTAAATTGCATAAAGGAATCAACTTTGGCTGATGTAGGTGGTGTATTAGGGCTCTTATTATACTGTGGTGGTGTCACTTTTTTGCTCCTCTCTCTAAGAATATCTTCAATCTCTTTGTAATACGACATCTTCGCCGATCCATTTCCTCTATCATGATGCTTAGCTTTCTTAAACTCTTTCAACAGATTCCTCCATTTATCAGTACACATAGTCGGAGATCGATCAAACCCTTTTTCTCTCATCTTAGACGAAATCTGTTCCCAGAGATGTTTATTAGATTTGGATGTATTGAATAAACCATCCATACCTCTACGGAACATGATTAAGCTACGAGTTTCGTCTTGAACCCATGTCTCCGCTCGTTTCTTTGGTGCTTTAACTTCGTGATCTTCTCCACTGCTTTCTCCGAGGAGAATCTGTTGTTGTGGCTGAGAttggtggagatgatgattgTGGTGattgtggtggtggtgagaTTGTAGATCTACTGATTCGTTGGTAGTGGTGAGTACATCGATCATCATATCGCGTGTGGTGCTGGTGGTGGAGGAATTGTGATGATCGTCTTTGTAGAAATCAGTAGGACGAGATTTGTCGGAAA
This sequence is a window from Arabidopsis thaliana chromosome 1 sequence. Protein-coding genes within it:
- the GAPC2 gene encoding glyceraldehyde-3-phosphate dehydrogenase C2 (glyceraldehyde-3-phosphate dehydrogenase C2 (GAPC2); FUNCTIONS IN: copper ion binding, glyceraldehyde-3-phosphate dehydrogenase activity, zinc ion binding; INVOLVED IN: response to oxidative stress, response to cadmium ion, gluconeogenesis, defense response to bacterium, glycolysis; LOCATED IN: cytosol, mitochondrion, chloroplast, plasma membrane, membrane; EXPRESSED IN: 24 plant structures; EXPRESSED DURING: 14 growth stages; CONTAINS InterPro DOMAIN/s: Glyceraldehyde 3-phosphate dehydrogenase, catalytic domain (InterPro:IPR020829), Glyceraldehyde 3-phosphate dehydrogenase subfamily (InterPro:IPR000173), Glyceraldehyde 3-phosphate dehydrogenase family (InterPro:IPR020831), Glyceraldehyde-3-phosphate dehydrogenase, type I (InterPro:IPR006424), Glyceraldehyde 3-phosphate dehydrogenase, NAD(P) binding domain (InterPro:IPR020828); BEST Arabidopsis thaliana protein match is: glyceraldehyde-3-phosphate dehydrogenase C subunit 1 (TAIR:AT3G04120.1); Has 25183 Blast hits to 25173 proteins in 6340 species: Archae - 41; Bacteria - 10793; Metazoa - 2402; Fungi - 2843; Plants - 3866; Viruses - 0; Other Eukaryotes - 5238 (source: NCBI BLink).), whose product is MADKKIRIGINGFGRIGRLVARVVLQRDDVELVAVNDPFITTEYMTYMFKYDSVHGQWKHHELKVKDDKTLLFGEKPVTVFGIRNPEDIPWGEAGADFVVESTGVFTDKDKAAAHLKGGAKKVVISAPSKDAPMFVVGVNEHEFGIVEGLMTTVHSITATQKTVDGPSMKDWRGGRAASFNIIPSSTGAAKAVGKVLPSLNGKLTGMSFRVPTVDVSVVDLTVRLEKAATYDEIKKAIKEESEGKMKGILGYTEDDVVSTDFVGDNRSSIFDAKAGIALSDKFVKLVSWYDNEWGYSSRVVDLIVHMSKA
- the GAPC2 gene encoding glyceraldehyde-3-phosphate dehydrogenase C2 (glyceraldehyde-3-phosphate dehydrogenase C2 (GAPC2); FUNCTIONS IN: copper ion binding, glyceraldehyde-3-phosphate dehydrogenase activity, zinc ion binding; INVOLVED IN: response to oxidative stress, response to cadmium ion, gluconeogenesis, defense response to bacterium, glycolysis; LOCATED IN: in 8 components; EXPRESSED IN: 27 plant structures; EXPRESSED DURING: 15 growth stages; CONTAINS InterPro DOMAIN/s: Glyceraldehyde 3-phosphate dehydrogenase subfamily (InterPro:IPR000173), Glyceraldehyde 3-phosphate dehydrogenase family (InterPro:IPR020831), Glyceraldehyde-3-phosphate dehydrogenase, type I (InterPro:IPR006424), Glyceraldehyde 3-phosphate dehydrogenase, active site (InterPro:IPR020830), Glyceraldehyde 3-phosphate dehydrogenase, catalytic domain (InterPro:IPR020829), Glyceraldehyde 3-phosphate dehydrogenase, catalytic domain, subgroup (InterPro:IPR020832), Glyceraldehyde 3-phosphate dehydrogenase, NAD(P) binding domain (InterPro:IPR020828); BEST Arabidopsis thaliana protein match is: glyceraldehyde-3-phosphate dehydrogenase C subunit 1 (TAIR:AT3G04120.1); Has 25382 Blast hits to 25370 proteins in 6374 species: Archae - 87; Bacteria - 10988; Metazoa - 2357; Fungi - 2864; Plants - 3864; Viruses - 0; Other Eukaryotes - 5222 (source: NCBI BLink).), giving the protein MADKKIRIGINGFGRIGRLVARVVLQRDDVELVAVNDPFITTEYMTYMFKYDSVHGQWKHHELKVKDDKTLLFGEKPVTVFGIRNPEDIPWGEAGADFVVESTGVFTDKDKAAAHLKGGAKKVVISAPSKDAPMFVVGVNEHEYKSDLDIVSNASCTTNCLAPLAKVINDRFGIVEGLMTTVHSITATQKTVDGPSMKDWRGGRAASFNIIPSSTGAAKAVGKVLPSLNGKLTGMSFRVPTVDVSVVDLTVRLEKAATYDEIKKAIKEESEGKMKGILGYTEDDVVSTDFVGDNRSSIFDAKAGIALSDKFVKLVSWYDNEWGYSSRVVDLIVHMSKA
- the GT-1 gene encoding Homeodomain-like superfamily protein (Homeodomain-like superfamily protein; FUNCTIONS IN: sequence-specific DNA binding transcription factor activity; INVOLVED IN: regulation of transcription; LOCATED IN: nucleus; EXPRESSED IN: 24 plant structures; EXPRESSED DURING: 14 growth stages; CONTAINS InterPro DOMAIN/s: SANT, DNA-binding (InterPro:IPR001005), MYB-like (InterPro:IPR017877); BEST Arabidopsis thaliana protein match is: Homeodomain-like superfamily protein (TAIR:AT3G25990.1); Has 629 Blast hits to 540 proteins in 66 species: Archae - 0; Bacteria - 1; Metazoa - 110; Fungi - 7; Plants - 508; Viruses - 0; Other Eukaryotes - 3 (source: NCBI BLink).); protein product: MFISDKSRPTDFYKDDHHNSSTTSTTRDMMIDVLTTTNESVDLQSHHHHNHHNHHLHQSQPQQQILLGESSGEDHEVKAPKKRAETWVQDETRSLIMFRRGMDGLFNTSKSNKHLWEQISSKMREKGFDRSPTMCTDKWRNLLKEFKKAKHHDRGNGSAKMSYYKEIEDILRERSKKVTPPQYNKSPNTPPTSAKVDSFMQFTDKGFDDTSISFGSVEANGRPALNLERRLDHDGHPLAITTAVDAVAANGVTPWNWRETPGNGDDSHGQPFGGRVITVKFGDYTRRIGVDGSAEAIKEVIRSAFGLRTRRAFWLEDEDQIIRCLDRDMPLGNYLLRLDDGLAIRVCHYDESNQLPVHSEEKIFYTEEDYREFLARQGWSSLQVDGFRNIENMDDLQPGAVYRGVR
- the GT-1 gene encoding Homeodomain-like superfamily protein (Homeodomain-like superfamily protein; CONTAINS InterPro DOMAIN/s: SANT, DNA-binding (InterPro:IPR001005), MYB-like (InterPro:IPR017877); BEST Arabidopsis thaliana protein match is: Homeodomain-like superfamily protein (TAIR:AT3G25990.1); Has 30201 Blast hits to 17322 proteins in 780 species: Archae - 12; Bacteria - 1396; Metazoa - 17338; Fungi - 3422; Plants - 5037; Viruses - 0; Other Eukaryotes - 2996 (source: NCBI BLink).), which codes for MFISDKSRPTDFYKDDHHNSSTTSTTRDMMIDVLTTTNESVDLQSHHHHNHHNHHLHQSQPQQQILLGESSGEDHEVKAPKKRAETWVQDETRSLIMFRRGMDGLFNTSKSNKHLWEQISSKMREKGFDRSPTMCTDKWRNLLKEFKKAKHHDRGNGSAKMSYYKEIEDILRERSKKVTPPQYNKSPNTPPTSAKVDSFMQFTDKGFDDTSISFGSVEANGRPALNLERRLDHDGHPLAITTAVDAVAANGVTPWNWRETPGNGKSSEKAYINLSLKV
- the GT-1 gene encoding Homeodomain-like superfamily protein; its protein translation is MFISDKSRPTDFYKDDHHNSSTTSTTRDMMIDVLTTTNESVDLQSHHHHNHHNHHLHQSQPQQQILLGESSGEDHEVKAPKKRAETWVQDETRSLIMFRRGMDGLFNTSKSNKHLWEQISSKMREKGFDRSPTMCTDKWRNLLKEFKKAKHHDRGNGSAKMSYYKEIEDILRERSKKVTPPQYNKSPNTPPTSAKVDSFMQFTDKGFDDTSISFGSVEGTYLSLLVCLL